From the Anoplopoma fimbria isolate UVic2021 breed Golden Eagle Sablefish chromosome 14, Afim_UVic_2022, whole genome shotgun sequence genome, one window contains:
- the camsap1a gene encoding calmodulin-regulated spectrin-associated protein 1a isoform X3 yields the protein MDVEVSAGRDSTWRRAASASSAADDDGGGGGGGGMEAQVVPLELYDSARAKIDANLRWLFAKAYGIDHIPTDLRNPFYTDQYEQEHIKPTIIRLLQSGELYCRVCGLILHAEQAASLQSHQSVIQALSRKGIYVLETDNTPVSDMDLSSTPIKMSSHVHIIDALMMAYIVEMISIEKVVSSVKRFSNFSASKDLPFDLEDAMVFWINKVNIKMREIIEKELKMKQHLLESPSHQKVRYRRDHLSGRALQHFPLLDDLLKDACDGTALLAVIHFYCPELIRLEDICLKEVPSIADSMYNIHLIQEFSHEYLNKCFYLKPEDMLYSPPVLKNNVMVFIAELFWWFEIVRPDFVQPRDLHEIRDVRLLLQPKTSRSHIPISNVTKRSFLASSNSADILTTSPSPDFSGKQSPLSPSHSLLPLRQRQQKVTEESTSVLRNRSNSVTRDGQLQGSILAWPERRQRPLSQPVPYALHCPLEDDADSISLARSISKDSLASNILSITPKHMLCPQLPQHKLSGQSLLSHMRIEDEEEEIEEEELVAVIHPSAFSRCRLGSDMEQDELEIPSATSTSRVSGTRCSPRADVGPFPSHQSADSYYLEPLMPAITKPAKEKSISLNKEEESGESRCKGTAAARKAANNVPSTSQRKPSAAELNKCTFTPIPVAESLPSSLRPPTEGSSGISQSEKTLSPGFFLHLSGETDCHTPPSPAFETGLDSDSDIADLEEDDEEDDQMELSKEVVRRGKGKFLEEGEVCEFGEGESAKLREDSKVTERDDKEGGSGRSSPCHSTVSWASSCSASCSTSVKMTSFAERKLLKLGLRDGYSSTSSSQKTTPDGSEVAPGSPWQLRSDCASSWLGKEPSSVLGKNMVASPPVVPSELLQLHMQLEEQRRAIEYQKKKMETMSARQRLKLGKAAFLNIVKKGGGKSDTLPLPLKHSQQSSELTDRGKIKTLSCRDDSCLDALKVQAKAGQTEGGQMNRNNKLSQDNVAEPDLNECSHSIDLLNEAISSIQQQMMQLSLQQDLLMKRVVSPPELPMKRAASPPEIPMKRAVSPPECVESSPCGSPNTLTQSTSSTSDSRSFAVHFVDISGSSTAPSRRPPKLSSSQRSKASEQKQSKENSKMASIKSCTQSLEGRENSGRFQEKSIVESSRLEGSIQRNTTFRVRHDSDQHSSGEGSECFLDSTLMSPTQDAGYEESKVANSGKEAVGGDEYTRVKGQLIEVDLSELNDPLVDGSGDVTDCTAEGEQKNVIGFFFKDDEKAEDELAKRRAAFLMKQQRKAEEKRLRKQHHEVESEIKRDETRRKAEEDRVRKEEEKARREIIKQEYLRRKQEALMEEQGLVKPHPRTKSRKSRPKSLHRVESNSLSKGSTTPDLSCNHRGSTLSLATEADSIISGGAESHSVSSRAGSVCSMESFPMLSRASSRNMERDWENGSIASSITSTEYNGPKLFKEPSSKSNKPIIINAIAHCCLAGKVNEGQKNVILEELEKCESNHLLILFRDGGCQFRGIYSYSPDTEEIIKFTGTGPRSISRKMIDKLFKYSSDRKQFNHIPAKSVSVTVDALTIHNQLWHVKRPGSARRK from the exons ATCACATTCCTACAGACCTGCGGAACCCCTTCTACACCGACCAGTATGAGCAGGAACACATCAAGCCCACCATCATCCGCCTGCTGCAGTCTGGAGAGCTCTACTGCCGGGTGTGTGGGCTCATCCTGCACGCTGAGCAGGCCGCCTCACTCCAAAGCCACCAGTCTGTCATCCAGGCCCTGTCCAGGAAAGGCATCTATGTCCTGGAGACAGACAACACACCTGTCTCTGATATGGACCTCAGCTCGACTCCCATCAAGATG AGCTCCCATGTCCACATTATTGATGCCCTGATGATGGCCTATATAGTGGAGATGATCAGCATAGAGAAGGTGGTGTCCAGTGTCAAGCGTTTTTCCAACTTCAGTGCCTCCAAGGACTTGCCTTTTGACCTGGAAGACGCAATGGTGTTCTGGATCAACAAG GTGAACATAAAGATGAGGGAGATCATAGAAAAAGAGCTGAAAATGAAGCAACATTTGCTGGAGTCACCCAGTCACCAGAAG GTGCGTTACCGCCGAGATCACCTGTCGGGTCGAGCGCTTCAGCACTTCCCTCTGTTGGACGACCTGTTGAAGGATGCGTGTGACGGCACAGCTCTGCTGGCTGTGATCCACTTCTACTGCCCAGAACTCATTAGACTGGAAG ATATCTGTCTGAAGGAGGTCCCCTCTATAGCAGACAGTATGTACAACATCCATCTAATACAAGAGTTTTCTCATGAATACCTGAACAAGTGCTTCTATCTGAAGCCCGAGGACATGTTGTATTCTCCACCAGTACTAAAG AATAACGTGATGGTCTTCATTGCTGAGCTCTTCTGGTGGTTTGAGATCGTGAGGCCAGACTTTGTGCAGCCCAGGGACCTTCATGAAATCAGAGATG TGAGATTGCTGCTTCAGCCCAAGACTTCAAGATCTCATATTCCCATCTCCAACGTCACAAAACGTAGTTTCCTGGCATCATCAAACTCTGCTGACATCCTGACCACGTCCCCGAGTCCTGACTTCAG CGGTAAACAAAGCCCCCTAAGCCCATCTCACTCTTTACTTCCGCTGAGACAGAGACAACAGAAAGTGACTGAGGAGAGCACTTCAG TTCTGAGAAATAGGTCCAACTCTGTGACACGGGATGGGCAGCTTCAGGGCTCAATACTGGCCTGGccagagaggaggcagag GCCTTTATCGCAGCCCGTCCCCTACGCCTTGCATTGTCCCCTGGAGGACGACGCCGACAGTATCAGCCTCGCTCGCTCCATCAGCAAAGACAGCCTGGCCTCCAATATATTGAGCATTACCCCCAAACACATGCTGTGCCCTCAACTGCCTCAACACAAGCTCAGTGGTCAAAGCCTGCTCAGTCACATGCGCatagaggatgaagaggaggaaatagAAGAGGAAGAACTTGTTGCTGTAATCCACCCTTCTGCATTTTCTCGATGTCGACTTGGGAGTGACATGGAGCAGGATGAGCTTGAAATTCCGAGTGCAACATCCACCTCAAGGGTTTCCGGTACTCGTTGCTCTCCCCGCGCTGACGTGGGTCCCTTTCCTTCCCACCAATCGGCAGACAGCTACTATCTGGAACCTTTGATGCCTGCCATCACTAAGCCAGCCAAAGAGAAGAGCATCAGCCTgaacaaggaggaggagagtggtgAGAGTCGCTGTAAAGGGACAGCAGCTGCTAGGAAAGCAGCCAATAATGTCCCGAGCACCTCACAGAGGAAACCCTCTGCGGCCGAGTTAAACAAGTGTACCTTTACGCCCATACCTGTGGCGGAATCCCTCCCTAGCTCCCTCAGGCCACCCACGGAGGGGTCGTCAGGCATCTCTCAGTCTGAGAAGACGCTGTCCCCGGGCTTTTTCCTTCATTTGTCAGGAGAGACAGACTGCCACACTCCTCCCTCGCCTGCGTTCGAAACAGGGcttgactctgactctgacatTGCCGACCTCGAGGAAGACGATGAGGAGGACGATCAGATGGAGCTGAGTAAAGAAGTcgtgaggagaggaaagggcAAATTCTTAGAGGAAGGAGAGGTGTGTGAATTTGGAGAGGGTGAGTCAGCCAAACTGAGAGAAGACTCGAAGGTTACTGAGCGGGACGACAAGGAAGGCGGCAGTGGACGCTCAAGCCCTTGCCACAGCACCGTGTCGTGGGCAAGCAGCTGCAGCGCTTCGTGCAGCACCAGTGTCAAGATGACCAGCTTTGCAGAGAGAAAGCTCCTGAAACTTGGCCTACGTGACGGATACTCAAGCACCAGCAGCTCTCAGAAGACGACACCAGATGGTTCTGAGGTTGCCCCTGGCTCTCCCTGGCAACTGAGGAGCGACTGCGCCTCCAGCTGGCTAGGAAAGGAGCCTAGTTCTGTTTTGGGGAAGAACATGGTGGCGAGTCCCCCAGTAGTGCCTTCAGAGCTGCTGCAACTTCACATGCAGCTGGAAGAGCAAAGACGAGCCATCGAGtatcagaagaagaagatggagaccATGTCGGCACGGCAGCGACTAAAGCTAGGGAAAGCTGCGTTCTTGAACATCGTCAAGAAGGGCGGAGGGAAGAGTGACACGCTTCCCCTCCCGCTGAAACACTCACAGCAATCCTCGGAGCTAACAGACAGGGGTAAAATAAAGACCCTGTCATGTCGGGATGACTCCTGTCTTGATGCTCTGAAGGTGCAGGCGAAGGCAGGTCAAACAGAGGGAGGACAGATGAACAGGAACAACAAGCTGTCCCAGGATAACGTGGCTGAACCTGACTTGAATGAGTGTTCCCACTCCATAGATCTCCTCAATGAAGCTATTAGCTCCATCCAGCAGCAGATGATGCAACTTTCCTTACAGCAAGACCTGCTGATGAAGCGTGTGGTGTCACCTCCAGAGCTGCCGATGAAGCGCGCGGCGTCACCTCCTGAAATTCCGATGAAGCGCGCGGTGTCACCTCCGGAATGTGTGGAATCAAGCCCTTGCGGGAGCCccaacacattaacacaatcAACATCCTCTACCTCAGACTCCAGATCTTTTGCAGTTCACTTTGTAGATATCAGCGGCAGCAGCACTGCCCCTTCTCGACGTCCTCCCAAGCTCAGCTCCAGCCAACGCAGCAAGGCCTCGGAGCAAAAGCAAAGTAAAGAGAACAGCAAGATGGCTTCTATCAAGTCGTGTACTCAATCACTGGAGGGCAGAGAAAATTCCGGTAGATTCCAGGAGAAGAGTATTGTTGAGAGCTCCAGACTAGAGGGAAGCATTCAGAGAAACACCACCTTCAGAGTCCGCCATGACTCCGACCAACACAGCAGTGGAGAAGGATCTGAGTGCTTCTTGGACAGTACATTGATGTCTCCCACACAGGATGCAGGATATGAGGAGAGCAAAGTTGCCAACTCAGGGaaagaggctgtgggtggagatGAATATACAAGGGTCAAGGGTCAACTGATCGAGGTGGACCTATCAGAGCTTAATGATCCCCTGGTGGATGGCAGTGGGGATGTTACAGACTGCACGGCAGAAGGCGAGCAGAAGAATGTGATAGGTTTCTTCTTTAAG GATGATGAGAAAGCAGAGGATGAACTGGCAAAACGTCGTGCTGCCTTCCTCATGAAGCAGCAACGCAAAGCCGAAGAGAAGAGACTACGCAAACAGCATCATGAAGTTGAGAGTGAGATAAAACGTGATGAGACCAG GCGCAAGGCAGAAGAGGACCGTGTTCgcaaggaggaggagaaggcgaGACGAGAAATAATTAAGCAGGAATACCTGCGGAGGAAGCAGGAAGCGTTGATGGAGGAGCAAGGTCTCGTCAAGCCCCACCCACGCACTAAATCCCGCAAGAGCAGACCTAAATCACTGCACCGCGTAGAGTCCAACAGCCTCTCCAAAGGATCCACCACAC CTGATCTGAGCTGCAATCATCGAGGATCAACGCTCTCTTTGGCGACCGAGGCGGACAGCATCATCTCTGGAGGGGCGGAGTCCCACAG TGTGTCTTCCAGGGCCGGATCTGTGTGCTCCATGGAGTCGTTCCCCATGCTGAGCAGGGCGTCGAGCAGGAACATGGAGAGGGACTGGGAGAACGGCTCTATAGCCTCTTCAATCACTTCGACCGAGTACAATG gtCCTAAACTCTTCAAGGAGCCGAGCTCTAAGTCCAACAAGCCAATCATCATCAATGCCATTGCTCACTGCTGTCTGGCTGGAAAGGTTAACGAGGGCCAAAAGAATGTTATTCTGGAG GAGCTGGAAAAGTGCGAGTCCAATCACCTGCTCATCCTCTTCCGCGACGGTGGGTGCCAGTTCCGTGGCATTTACTCGTACTCGCCGGACACAGAGGAGATCATCAAGTTCACAGGCACAGGGCCGCGCTCTATCAGCCGGAAGATGATCGACAAGCTCTTCAAGTACAGCTCCGACCGCAAGCAGTTCAACCACATCCCCGCCAAGTCGGTGTCGGTCACCGTGGACGCCCTGACCATCCACAATCAACTCTGGCACGTGAAGAGACCAGGGAGTGCACGGAGGAAGTGA
- the camsap1a gene encoding calmodulin-regulated spectrin-associated protein 1a isoform X4 has protein sequence MDVEVSAGRDSTWRRAASASSAADDDGGGGGGGGMEAQVVPLELYDSARAKIDANLRWLFAKAYGIDHIPTDLRNPFYTDQYEQEHIKPTIIRLLQSGELYCRVCGLILHAEQAASLQSHQSVIQALSRKGIYVLETDNTPVSDMDLSSTPIKMSSHVHIIDALMMAYIVEMISIEKVVSSVKRFSNFSASKDLPFDLEDAMVFWINKVNIKMREIIEKELKMKQHLLESPSHQKVRYRRDHLSGRALQHFPLLDDLLKDACDGTALLAVIHFYCPELIRLEDICLKEVPSIADSMYNIHLIQEFSHEYLNKCFYLKPEDMLYSPPVLKNNVMVFIAELFWWFEIVRPDFVQPRDLHEIRDVRLLLQPKTSRSHIPISNVTKRSFLASSNSADILTTSPSPDFSGKQSPLSPSHSLLPLRQRQQKVTEESTSVLRNRSNSVTRDGQLQGSILAWPERRQRPLSQPVPYALHCPLEDDADSISLARSISKDSLASNILSITPKHMLCPQLPQHKLSGQSLLSHMRIEDEEEEIEEEELVAVIHPSAFSRCRLGSDMEQDELEIPSATSTSRVSGTRCSPRADVGPFPSHQSADSYYLEPLMPAITKPAKEKSISLNKEEESGESRCKGTAAARKAANNVPSTSQRKPSAAELNKCTFTPIPVAESLPSSLRPPTEGSSGISQSEKTLSPGFFLHLSGETDCHTPPSPAFETGLDSDSDIADLEEDDEEDDQMELSKEVVRRGKGKFLEEGEVCEFGEGESAKLREDSKVTERDDKEGGSGRSSPCHSTVSWASSCSASCSTSVKMTSFAERKLLKLGLRDGYSSTSSSQKTTPDGSEVAPGSPWQLRSDCASSWLGKEPSSVLGKNMVASPPVVPSELLQLHMQLEEQRRAIEYQKKKMETMSARQRLKLGKAAFLNIVKKGGGKSDTLPLPLKHSQQSSELTDRGKIKTLSCRDDSCLDALKVQAKAGQTEGGQMNRNNKLSQDNVAEPDLNECSHSIDLLNEAISSIQQQMMQLSLQQDLLMKRVVSPPELPMKRAASPPEIPMKRAVSPPECVESSPCGSPNTLTQSTSSTSDSRSFAVHFVDISGSSTAPSRRPPKLSSSQRSKASEQKQSKENSKMASIKSCTQSLEGRENSGRFQEKSIVESSRLEGSIQRNTTFRVRHDSDQHSSGEGSECFLDSTLMSPTQDAGYEESKVANSGKEAVGGDEYTRVKGQLIEVDLSELNDPLVDGSGDVTDCTAEGEQKNVIGFFFKDDEKAEDELAKRRAAFLMKQQRKAEEKRLRKQHHEVESEIKRDETRRKAEEDRVRKEEEKARREIIKQEYLRRKQEALMEEQGLVKPHPRTKSRKSRPKSLHRVESNSLSKGSTTPDLSCNHRGSTLSLATEADSIISGGAESHRAGSVCSMESFPMLSRASSRNMERDWENGSIASSITSTEYNGPKLFKEPSSKSNKPIIINAIAHCCLAGKVNEGQKNVILEELEKCESNHLLILFRDGGCQFRGIYSYSPDTEEIIKFTGTGPRSISRKMIDKLFKYSSDRKQFNHIPAKSVSVTVDALTIHNQLWHVKRPGSARRK, from the exons ATCACATTCCTACAGACCTGCGGAACCCCTTCTACACCGACCAGTATGAGCAGGAACACATCAAGCCCACCATCATCCGCCTGCTGCAGTCTGGAGAGCTCTACTGCCGGGTGTGTGGGCTCATCCTGCACGCTGAGCAGGCCGCCTCACTCCAAAGCCACCAGTCTGTCATCCAGGCCCTGTCCAGGAAAGGCATCTATGTCCTGGAGACAGACAACACACCTGTCTCTGATATGGACCTCAGCTCGACTCCCATCAAGATG AGCTCCCATGTCCACATTATTGATGCCCTGATGATGGCCTATATAGTGGAGATGATCAGCATAGAGAAGGTGGTGTCCAGTGTCAAGCGTTTTTCCAACTTCAGTGCCTCCAAGGACTTGCCTTTTGACCTGGAAGACGCAATGGTGTTCTGGATCAACAAG GTGAACATAAAGATGAGGGAGATCATAGAAAAAGAGCTGAAAATGAAGCAACATTTGCTGGAGTCACCCAGTCACCAGAAG GTGCGTTACCGCCGAGATCACCTGTCGGGTCGAGCGCTTCAGCACTTCCCTCTGTTGGACGACCTGTTGAAGGATGCGTGTGACGGCACAGCTCTGCTGGCTGTGATCCACTTCTACTGCCCAGAACTCATTAGACTGGAAG ATATCTGTCTGAAGGAGGTCCCCTCTATAGCAGACAGTATGTACAACATCCATCTAATACAAGAGTTTTCTCATGAATACCTGAACAAGTGCTTCTATCTGAAGCCCGAGGACATGTTGTATTCTCCACCAGTACTAAAG AATAACGTGATGGTCTTCATTGCTGAGCTCTTCTGGTGGTTTGAGATCGTGAGGCCAGACTTTGTGCAGCCCAGGGACCTTCATGAAATCAGAGATG TGAGATTGCTGCTTCAGCCCAAGACTTCAAGATCTCATATTCCCATCTCCAACGTCACAAAACGTAGTTTCCTGGCATCATCAAACTCTGCTGACATCCTGACCACGTCCCCGAGTCCTGACTTCAG CGGTAAACAAAGCCCCCTAAGCCCATCTCACTCTTTACTTCCGCTGAGACAGAGACAACAGAAAGTGACTGAGGAGAGCACTTCAG TTCTGAGAAATAGGTCCAACTCTGTGACACGGGATGGGCAGCTTCAGGGCTCAATACTGGCCTGGccagagaggaggcagag GCCTTTATCGCAGCCCGTCCCCTACGCCTTGCATTGTCCCCTGGAGGACGACGCCGACAGTATCAGCCTCGCTCGCTCCATCAGCAAAGACAGCCTGGCCTCCAATATATTGAGCATTACCCCCAAACACATGCTGTGCCCTCAACTGCCTCAACACAAGCTCAGTGGTCAAAGCCTGCTCAGTCACATGCGCatagaggatgaagaggaggaaatagAAGAGGAAGAACTTGTTGCTGTAATCCACCCTTCTGCATTTTCTCGATGTCGACTTGGGAGTGACATGGAGCAGGATGAGCTTGAAATTCCGAGTGCAACATCCACCTCAAGGGTTTCCGGTACTCGTTGCTCTCCCCGCGCTGACGTGGGTCCCTTTCCTTCCCACCAATCGGCAGACAGCTACTATCTGGAACCTTTGATGCCTGCCATCACTAAGCCAGCCAAAGAGAAGAGCATCAGCCTgaacaaggaggaggagagtggtgAGAGTCGCTGTAAAGGGACAGCAGCTGCTAGGAAAGCAGCCAATAATGTCCCGAGCACCTCACAGAGGAAACCCTCTGCGGCCGAGTTAAACAAGTGTACCTTTACGCCCATACCTGTGGCGGAATCCCTCCCTAGCTCCCTCAGGCCACCCACGGAGGGGTCGTCAGGCATCTCTCAGTCTGAGAAGACGCTGTCCCCGGGCTTTTTCCTTCATTTGTCAGGAGAGACAGACTGCCACACTCCTCCCTCGCCTGCGTTCGAAACAGGGcttgactctgactctgacatTGCCGACCTCGAGGAAGACGATGAGGAGGACGATCAGATGGAGCTGAGTAAAGAAGTcgtgaggagaggaaagggcAAATTCTTAGAGGAAGGAGAGGTGTGTGAATTTGGAGAGGGTGAGTCAGCCAAACTGAGAGAAGACTCGAAGGTTACTGAGCGGGACGACAAGGAAGGCGGCAGTGGACGCTCAAGCCCTTGCCACAGCACCGTGTCGTGGGCAAGCAGCTGCAGCGCTTCGTGCAGCACCAGTGTCAAGATGACCAGCTTTGCAGAGAGAAAGCTCCTGAAACTTGGCCTACGTGACGGATACTCAAGCACCAGCAGCTCTCAGAAGACGACACCAGATGGTTCTGAGGTTGCCCCTGGCTCTCCCTGGCAACTGAGGAGCGACTGCGCCTCCAGCTGGCTAGGAAAGGAGCCTAGTTCTGTTTTGGGGAAGAACATGGTGGCGAGTCCCCCAGTAGTGCCTTCAGAGCTGCTGCAACTTCACATGCAGCTGGAAGAGCAAAGACGAGCCATCGAGtatcagaagaagaagatggagaccATGTCGGCACGGCAGCGACTAAAGCTAGGGAAAGCTGCGTTCTTGAACATCGTCAAGAAGGGCGGAGGGAAGAGTGACACGCTTCCCCTCCCGCTGAAACACTCACAGCAATCCTCGGAGCTAACAGACAGGGGTAAAATAAAGACCCTGTCATGTCGGGATGACTCCTGTCTTGATGCTCTGAAGGTGCAGGCGAAGGCAGGTCAAACAGAGGGAGGACAGATGAACAGGAACAACAAGCTGTCCCAGGATAACGTGGCTGAACCTGACTTGAATGAGTGTTCCCACTCCATAGATCTCCTCAATGAAGCTATTAGCTCCATCCAGCAGCAGATGATGCAACTTTCCTTACAGCAAGACCTGCTGATGAAGCGTGTGGTGTCACCTCCAGAGCTGCCGATGAAGCGCGCGGCGTCACCTCCTGAAATTCCGATGAAGCGCGCGGTGTCACCTCCGGAATGTGTGGAATCAAGCCCTTGCGGGAGCCccaacacattaacacaatcAACATCCTCTACCTCAGACTCCAGATCTTTTGCAGTTCACTTTGTAGATATCAGCGGCAGCAGCACTGCCCCTTCTCGACGTCCTCCCAAGCTCAGCTCCAGCCAACGCAGCAAGGCCTCGGAGCAAAAGCAAAGTAAAGAGAACAGCAAGATGGCTTCTATCAAGTCGTGTACTCAATCACTGGAGGGCAGAGAAAATTCCGGTAGATTCCAGGAGAAGAGTATTGTTGAGAGCTCCAGACTAGAGGGAAGCATTCAGAGAAACACCACCTTCAGAGTCCGCCATGACTCCGACCAACACAGCAGTGGAGAAGGATCTGAGTGCTTCTTGGACAGTACATTGATGTCTCCCACACAGGATGCAGGATATGAGGAGAGCAAAGTTGCCAACTCAGGGaaagaggctgtgggtggagatGAATATACAAGGGTCAAGGGTCAACTGATCGAGGTGGACCTATCAGAGCTTAATGATCCCCTGGTGGATGGCAGTGGGGATGTTACAGACTGCACGGCAGAAGGCGAGCAGAAGAATGTGATAGGTTTCTTCTTTAAG GATGATGAGAAAGCAGAGGATGAACTGGCAAAACGTCGTGCTGCCTTCCTCATGAAGCAGCAACGCAAAGCCGAAGAGAAGAGACTACGCAAACAGCATCATGAAGTTGAGAGTGAGATAAAACGTGATGAGACCAG GCGCAAGGCAGAAGAGGACCGTGTTCgcaaggaggaggagaaggcgaGACGAGAAATAATTAAGCAGGAATACCTGCGGAGGAAGCAGGAAGCGTTGATGGAGGAGCAAGGTCTCGTCAAGCCCCACCCACGCACTAAATCCCGCAAGAGCAGACCTAAATCACTGCACCGCGTAGAGTCCAACAGCCTCTCCAAAGGATCCACCACAC CTGATCTGAGCTGCAATCATCGAGGATCAACGCTCTCTTTGGCGACCGAGGCGGACAGCATCATCTCTGGAGGGGCGGAGTCCCACAG GGCCGGATCTGTGTGCTCCATGGAGTCGTTCCCCATGCTGAGCAGGGCGTCGAGCAGGAACATGGAGAGGGACTGGGAGAACGGCTCTATAGCCTCTTCAATCACTTCGACCGAGTACAATG gtCCTAAACTCTTCAAGGAGCCGAGCTCTAAGTCCAACAAGCCAATCATCATCAATGCCATTGCTCACTGCTGTCTGGCTGGAAAGGTTAACGAGGGCCAAAAGAATGTTATTCTGGAG GAGCTGGAAAAGTGCGAGTCCAATCACCTGCTCATCCTCTTCCGCGACGGTGGGTGCCAGTTCCGTGGCATTTACTCGTACTCGCCGGACACAGAGGAGATCATCAAGTTCACAGGCACAGGGCCGCGCTCTATCAGCCGGAAGATGATCGACAAGCTCTTCAAGTACAGCTCCGACCGCAAGCAGTTCAACCACATCCCCGCCAAGTCGGTGTCGGTCACCGTGGACGCCCTGACCATCCACAATCAACTCTGGCACGTGAAGAGACCAGGGAGTGCACGGAGGAAGTGA